One genomic window of Sphingomonas sp. C3-2 includes the following:
- a CDS encoding long-chain fatty acid--CoA ligase has product MRHFENFPNLVTLFFTRAEEQGDKPFLWHKDGGAWHSISWREAADQVASLAAALTQMGIRGGDRVMLVAENRPEWCISDLAIMAAGAVTVPTYTTNTERDHQHILENSGASAVIVSTEKLARTLMPAVMRSSQVRAVIGIEPLRVGQSGLVDFHDWRALIAGQAPDVAHIRATAARVTRDDLACIIYTSGTGGAPRGVMQHHGAILHNVAGCIEIISEDFGWDEEIFLSFLPLSHAYEHTGGQHFPIGLGAQIYYAEGLDKLAANIEEVRPTIMVVVPRLFEVLRQRMVKAVEKQGKLPQAMLRRALGLGAKELNGTLRFWDKPMDLALDRLFRPKVQARFGGRMKALVSGGAPLNPDIGVFFHSLGLTLLQGYGQTEAAPVIACNRPAAGIKMDTVGPPLPHTEVRIAEDGEILVRGELVMKGYWRNETETARALVDGWLYTGDIGHLDKKGRLVITDRKKDLIVLDKGDNVSPQKVEGMLTLQPEIGQAMVSGDRRPYLVGLIVPDAEWAREFAEAQGLPTELHLLREHEAFRTAVSHAVDRVNRDLSVTEKIRRWVFADEGFTIDNKQLTPSLKIRRHVLREAYGDRLDALYKG; this is encoded by the coding sequence CGCGGCGGCGACCGGGTGATGCTGGTTGCCGAAAACCGCCCCGAATGGTGCATTTCCGATCTCGCGATCATGGCCGCAGGCGCGGTGACGGTGCCGACCTACACCACCAATACCGAGCGCGATCACCAGCATATCCTTGAAAATAGCGGCGCCAGCGCGGTGATCGTCTCCACCGAAAAGCTCGCCCGCACGTTGATGCCCGCGGTCATGCGCTCGTCGCAGGTGCGCGCGGTGATCGGGATCGAACCGCTGCGCGTCGGCCAGTCGGGGCTGGTCGATTTCCACGACTGGCGCGCGCTGATCGCGGGTCAGGCGCCCGATGTCGCGCATATCCGCGCCACCGCCGCGCGCGTCACCCGCGATGATCTTGCCTGCATCATCTATACCAGCGGCACCGGCGGCGCGCCGCGTGGGGTGATGCAGCACCACGGCGCGATCCTCCACAATGTCGCCGGGTGCATCGAGATCATCTCCGAGGATTTCGGCTGGGACGAAGAGATCTTTCTCTCCTTCCTCCCCCTCTCGCACGCCTATGAGCATACCGGCGGGCAGCATTTCCCGATCGGGCTGGGCGCGCAGATCTATTATGCCGAGGGGCTCGACAAGCTCGCCGCCAATATCGAGGAGGTCCGGCCGACGATCATGGTTGTCGTCCCCCGCCTGTTCGAGGTGCTGCGCCAGCGCATGGTGAAAGCGGTCGAAAAACAGGGCAAACTGCCCCAGGCGATGCTGCGCCGCGCGCTCGGGCTGGGCGCCAAGGAACTGAACGGCACCCTCCGCTTCTGGGACAAGCCGATGGACCTCGCGCTCGACCGGCTGTTCCGCCCCAAGGTCCAGGCGCGTTTCGGCGGGCGGATGAAGGCGCTTGTCTCGGGCGGCGCCCCGCTCAACCCCGATATCGGCGTGTTCTTCCATTCGCTCGGCCTCACGCTGCTGCAGGGCTATGGCCAGACCGAGGCGGCACCCGTCATCGCCTGCAACCGCCCGGCAGCGGGGATCAAGATGGATACGGTCGGCCCGCCGCTGCCGCATACCGAGGTACGCATCGCCGAGGACGGCGAAATCCTCGTGCGCGGCGAACTGGTGATGAAGGGATATTGGCGCAACGAGACAGAGACCGCGCGCGCGCTGGTCGATGGCTGGCTGTATACCGGCGATATCGGCCATCTCGACAAAAAGGGCCGCCTCGTCATCACCGATCGCAAGAAGGATCTGATCGTCCTCGACAAGGGCGACAATGTCAGCCCGCAAAAGGTGGAAGGGATGCTGACGCTGCAGCCCGAGATCGGGCAGGCGATGGTGTCGGGCGACAGGCGCCCCTATCTGGTCGGGCTGATCGTCCCCGATGCCGAATGGGCGCGCGAATTTGCCGAGGCGCAGGGGCTGCCCACTGAATTGCATCTGCTGCGCGAGCATGAGGCATTCCGTACCGCGGTCTCCCACGCGGTGGACCGGGTGAACCGCGACCTTTCCGTCACCGAAAAGATCCGCCGCTGGGTCTTTGCCGATGAAGGCTTCACGATCGACAACAAGCAGCTGACGCCCTCGCTCAAGATCCGCCGCCATGTGCTGCGTGAAGCCTATGGAGACCGGCTCGACGCGCTCTACAAGGGCTGA